The Streptomyces sp. NBC_00224 genome has a window encoding:
- a CDS encoding MarR family winged helix-turn-helix transcriptional regulator has product MDNVVDDKKVNQVVGSRNGEDAGVPTPGYELPLLLLGGFRSLIDRLHTELAHQGHPDLRPAHGFALQAIGPGGATASEIGRRLGVSKQAAGKTVDRLEALGYAERADDPADARRKVVRITPRGLDALTRSAALFDELRADWVRTLGAGPVRDMEAALRTVVPPEAFRLDASSWFAGS; this is encoded by the coding sequence ATGGACAACGTGGTTGACGATAAGAAGGTAAACCAGGTTGTCGGTTCTCGCAATGGAGAAGATGCGGGAGTGCCCACCCCCGGGTACGAGCTCCCCCTGCTCCTCCTCGGCGGGTTCCGCTCCCTCATCGACCGCCTCCACACCGAGCTGGCCCACCAGGGACACCCGGACCTGCGGCCCGCCCACGGCTTCGCGCTCCAGGCCATCGGGCCCGGCGGGGCGACCGCGAGCGAGATCGGGCGGCGGCTCGGCGTCTCCAAGCAGGCGGCCGGCAAGACCGTCGACCGCCTGGAGGCCCTGGGCTACGCCGAACGCGCCGACGACCCCGCCGACGCCCGCCGCAAGGTCGTCCGCATCACCCCGCGCGGCCTCGACGCGCTGACCCGGTCGGCGGCCTTGTTCGACGAGCTGCGCGCCGACTGGGTCCGTACGCTGGGCGCCGGTCCCGTACGCGACATGGAGGCGGCCCTGCGCACGGTCGTCCCACCGGAGGCCTTCCGCCTCGACGCGTCGAGCTGGTTCGCGGGGTCCTAG
- a CDS encoding carboxymuconolactone decarboxylase family protein: MEGTIKHLGHLTPAVARLAASPHTLEGFLKMSALFERTTLEPVAREVVIMTVATRNACDLCVNMHTAKLRGLGAPEQLIAELREGKPLTDERLEAVREFTLAVYATAGAVPDDALNAFLSHGHTRQNALEVVLGIGTYTVSTFANRLTGSSH, translated from the coding sequence ATGGAGGGAACGATCAAGCACCTGGGGCACCTCACCCCGGCCGTGGCCCGGCTGGCCGCCTCGCCGCACACGCTGGAGGGCTTCCTCAAGATGAGCGCCCTCTTCGAGCGGACGACCCTGGAGCCGGTCGCCCGCGAGGTGGTGATCATGACGGTCGCCACCCGCAACGCGTGCGATCTGTGCGTGAACATGCACACGGCCAAGCTGCGCGGGCTCGGCGCGCCGGAGCAGCTGATAGCCGAGCTGCGGGAAGGGAAGCCGCTGACGGACGAACGGCTCGAAGCGGTACGGGAGTTCACGCTCGCGGTGTACGCGACGGCGGGCGCGGTCCCCGACGACGCCCTGAACGCGTTCCTGTCCCACGGCCACACCCGCCAGAACGCCCTGGAGGTCGTCCTGGGCATCGGCACGTACACGGTGTCGACGTTCGCCAACCGCCTGACGGGGTCGTCGCACTGA